A single window of Nicotiana sylvestris chromosome 3, ASM39365v2, whole genome shotgun sequence DNA harbors:
- the LOC104242422 gene encoding pentatricopeptide repeat-containing protein At1g80880, mitochondrial, protein MRLLSLARRLYNARPLASKHIIGSIAPQPPCLFASKPKLKRHFFGTFRQPFGRTCHITPSKPAFFSSGNLTCYEIINFGKHVDTLREKSQLDVSQFVGIIQKANDFDSGDEAMLFLDECCVKPNKDLVFLVIWELRKQWKLAYLLFKWGEKCKCLEENTWCLMIWILGNHGKFSTAWSLIRDLLQMSINIQEAVLLMIDRYAAANNAGKAIQTFQIMEKFSMSPDQRIFLTFLNTLCKHGFIEEAEEFMFINKKLFPLEIDGFNIILNGWCNIMVDKFEAKRIWREMSKCCIEPNVTSYTHMISCFSTVRNLFDSLRLYDEMQKRGWVPGLEVYNALIYVLTCENCVKEALKILDKVKHMGLRPDSSTYNLMIRPLCESSKLAEARSILALMEKDNISPTIETYHSFLAGASLEGTIEVLNSMKRAEVGPNRDTFLLILDSFLKLKQPENALKIWAEMKQYEVVPQSAHYSLLVGGLVECRLFSQARELYSEMKSGGILDDPGLLKFLQLPTGPRGQRHVRDPKHTKKGKPTKHPTHRVIRSEKGRR, encoded by the exons ATGCGGTTGCTCTCTCTTGCACGAAGGCTCTATAATGCTCGCCCTCTCGCTTCTAAGCATATAATTGGCTCTATAGCTCCTCAGCCTCCTTGTTTGTTTGCTTCAAAACCGAAACTAAAGCGCCATTTCTTTGGGACATTTCGTCAACCATTTGGCAGAACTTGTCATATTACACCATCCAAGCCCGCTTTCTTCAGCTCCGGCAATTTAACTTGCTACGAAATCATCAATTTCGGTAAGCATGTGGACACTTTGCGCGAAAAATCTCAACTTGATGTTAGCCAATTTGTTGGGATTATACAAAAGGCCAATGATTTTGATTCTGGTGATGAAGCCATGTTGTTTCTTGATGAATGCTGTGTTAAACCAAACAAAGACTTGGTCTTTTTGGTGATTTGGGAGTTGAGAAAGCAGTGGAAGTTGGCCTATTTGCTATTCAAATGGGGTGAGAAATGCAAATGCCTCGAGGAAAACACGTGGTGTTTGATGATATGGATTCTGGGCAACCATGGTAAGTTCAGTACTGCCTGGTCTTTGATTCGAGATCTTCTTCAGATGTCAATAAATATTCAAGAGGCGGTCCTCCTCATGATTGATAG ATATGCTGCTGCCAATAATGCTGGCAAAGCTATACAGACATTCCAGATAATGGAGAAGTTCAGTATGTCTCCTGATCAGAGAATATTCCTGACATTCTTGAATACTCTCTGTAAGCATGGGTTTATTGAAGAAGCTGAAGAATTCATGTTTATTAATAAAAAGCTATTCCCCTTGGAAATTGATGGTTTTAATATTATCCTTAATGGATGGTGCAATATTATGGTTGATAAATTTGAAGCCAAAAGGATATGGCGAGAAATGTCCAAGTGTTGTATTGAACCAAATGTTACTTCGTATACCCACATGATTTCCTGCTTCTCCACGGTTAGAAATTTGTTCGATTCACTTAGACTTTATGATGAAATGCAGAAACGCGGCTGGGTTCCTGGCCTGGAGGTGTATAATGCTTTGATTTATGTACTGACTTGTGAGAATTGTGTGAAGGAAGCTCTTAAAATTCTTGATAAAGTGAAACATATGGGTCTGCGTCCTGATTCTAGTACATACAACTTGATGATACGTCCTCTGTGTGAATCATCTAAGTTGGCTGAGGCGAGAAGTATATTAGCTCTGATGGAGAAAGACAATATCAGTCCAACTATTGAAACATATCATTCATTTCTTGCAGGTGCAAGTCTAGAAGGAACTATTGAAGTTCTTAACTCTATGAAACGGGCTGAAGTTGGTCCAAACAGGGACACCTTTCTCTTAATTCTTGATAGttttttgaagttgaagcagCCGGAAAATGCATTGAAGATATGGGCAGAGATGAAGCAGTATGAGGTAGTGCCCCAGTCTGCACATTATTCTCTTTTGGTGGGAGGACTTGTGGAGTGCAGGTTATTCTCCCAGGCGAGAGAGTTATATTCAGAGATGAAATCCGGTGGAATTCTTGATGACCCAGGTCTCCTGAAGTTCTTACAGCTACCAACTGGTCCAAGAGGCCAACGACATGTGAGAGATCCTAAACATACTAAAAAGGGGAAACCGACAAAGCATCCGACGCACAGGGTGATCAGAAGTGAAAAAGGTAGAAGGTAA
- the LOC104242412 gene encoding early nodulin-like protein 17: MALSVLFFLLLAAAATVNATDHIVGANKGWNPGINYTLWANNQTFYAGDYISFRYQKSQYNVFLVNKTGYDNCTIEGALGNWTGGKDFIMLNKTQRYYFICGTGGCFNGMKVSVVVHPLPSPPKSAISAEHSSKKSAAPVAARGFGSLLATGFGLFGLILYDSIWT; this comes from the exons ATGGCTCTCTCTGTTCTCTTTTTCCTACTCCTCGCCGCCGCTGCCACCGTTAACGCCACCGACCATATCGTCGGAGCTAACAAAGGCTGGAACCCTGGCATCAACTACACCCTTTGGGCAAACAACCAAACCTTCTACGCCGGTGACTATATAT CATTTAGGTATCAGAAGTCACAGTACAATGTGTTTTTAGTGAACAAGACTGGATATGATAACTGCACAATAGAAGGTGCACTTGGGAATTGGACCGGCGGAAAAGACTTCATTATGCTGAACAAGACCCAGAGGTATTACTTCATTTGTGGCACTGGCGGTTGCTTTAACGGAATGAAGGTTTCGGTGGTTGTTCATCCTCTTCCATCTCCTCCGAAGTCAGCCATTTCTGCTGAGCATTCCTCCAAAAAGTCTGCTGCTCCGGTGGCGGCGCGTGGTTTTGGGTCACTACTAGCTACGGGCTTCGGTTTATTTGGAttgatattatatgattcaattTGGACCTAG
- the LOC104242404 gene encoding putative receptor-like protein kinase At1g80870, which produces MTSRQPLPSNPRHMTSTIFLIITTLASLIILFAILYFLYYLWYSLVHRSRTNPFDSNTPLVKLHRFSYKELKSATEGFSDSTSIGKGGSGTVFRGILEDGKLVAVKLLDSGSFQSEREFQNELQILGGIKSPLIVSLLGYCVEKSKRLVVYEYMPNRSLQESLFSESNLCMNWSRRFDVILDVAKALAFLHIDCDPPVIHGDVKPSNVLLDSEYRAKLSDFGLSRLKLEEEFGVDLFSQELGKSQELWKSQDLSGNLGVMTTGTETPTPIGTPMESQDEVDFAMALQASSSSKGSKSFQNIRAFGLNSVTHNLSFFNENDATSRNVKGKEVSVIENGVASYEEELSSFDNSKKLDLGAALSGDDKARNVKQWGKDWWWRQDGSGELCSKDYVMEWIGSQICPSTNPEWDLEKKCSPQKTSLDISAPLSKFEEVQETTLHEQEIEIPKKESEKEIKGKTHNKKPRKMKEWWKEEHLDELSKKSKKAKRLEHYCKKRFKIPHFDIGKRFRFKRKRNFRMQNQNVDDPDAEFSFRKGWRRKNSRSVGSDMWSGDLFSRELSSTTSMRGTLCYVAPEYGGCGYLMEKADIYSFGVLILVIVSGRRPLHVLNSPMKLEKANLISWCKQLANAGNVLELVDERLRDDYNKEQASLCINLALACLQKMPELRPDISDIVKILKGEMELPSLPFEFSPSPPSRNFSRSRRRQKSCAE; this is translated from the coding sequence ATGACTTCAAGACAGCCACTTCCTTCAAATCCAAGACATATGACAAGTACAATTTTCCTTATTATTACAACCTTAGCTTCACTTATAATCCTCTTTGccattctttattttctttactatCTTTGGTATTCTTTGGTACACCGTTCTCGTACTAACCCTTTTGATTCCAATACACCTCTTGTTAAGCTCCACAGGTTCAGTTACAAAGAGCTAAAATCAGCTACTGAAGGTTTTAGTGATTCAACTTCAATTGGAAAAGGTGGATCAGGAACTGTATTCAGAGGAATTCTTGAAGATGGGAAATTAGTAGCAGTTAAGTTACTGGATTCTGGTTCATTCCAAAGTGAAAGGGAATTTCAGAATGAGCTTCAAATTCTTGGTGGGATAAAATCTCCTCTTATAGTTTCACTTCTTGGTTATTGTGTAGAGAAAAGTAAAAGACTTGTTGTATATGAATATATGCCTAATAGAAGTTTACAAGAATCCCTTTTTTCTGAGTCAAATTTGTGTATGAATTGGAGTAGAAGATTTGATGTCATTCTTGATGTTGCTAAAGCATTGGCATTTTTGCATATTGATTGTGACCCACCTGTAATTCATGGTGATGTGAAGCCTAGCAATGTGTTGCTTGATTCTGAGTATAGAGCTAAGCTTTCTGATTTTGGGTTGTCAAGATTGAAACTTGAGGAAGAATTTGGTGTTGATTTGTTCAGTCAAGAATTGGGTAAGAGTCAGGAACTATGGAAAAGTCAAGATCTTTCTGGGAATTTAGGGGTTATGACTACAGGAACTGAGACTCCAACACCTATTGGGACACCTATGGAAAGTCAAGATGAGGTAGATTTTGCTATGGCTTTacaggcttcttcttcttctaaagGTAGTAAAAGTTTCCAAAATATTAGAGCTTTTGGCTTGAATTCTGTGACCCATAATTTAAGTTTCTTTAATGAAAATGATGCCACATCTAGGAATGTTAAAGGAAAGGAAGTTTCAGTTATTGAAAATGGTGTAGCTAGTTATGAAGAGGAGCTTAGTAGTTTTGACAATAGTAAAAAGTTGGATTTGGGTGCTGCTTTAAGTGGAGATGATAAAGCAAGAAATGTCAAACAGTGGGGTAAAGATTGGTGGTGGAGACAAGATGGTAGTGGTGAATTATGTAGCAAAGATTATGTGATGGAATGGATTGGAAGCCAAATTTGCCCATCAACTAATCCTGAGTGGGACTTAGAAAAAAAGTGCTCTCCTCAGAAAACCAGTTTGGATATTTCAGCACCTCTGAGTAAATTTGAGGAAGTCCAAGAAACCACATTACATGAACAAGAGATAGAGATTCCCAAGAAAGAGTCCGAGAAGGAGATAAAGGGGAAAACGCATAACAAGAAGCCGAGGAAGATGAAAGAGTGGTGGAAAGAAGAGCACCTTGATGAACTAAGCAAGAAGAGTAAGAAAGCCAAGAGGCTAGAACATTACTGTAAAAAGAGGTTCAAGATTCCTCATTTTGATATTGGTAAACGCTTTCGATTCAAGAGAAAGAGAAATTTCAGAATGCAGAACCAGAATGTAGATGATCCGGATGCAGAATTCAGTTTTAGGAAAGGTTGGAGGAGAAAGAATTCGCGCTCAGTTGGTAGTGATATGTGGAGCGGTGATCTATTCAGTCGAGAGTTGAGCAGCACGACAAGCATGAGAGGTACATTATGCTATGTTGCACCAGAATATGGAGGGTGTGGTTACTTAATGGAAAAGGCTGATATATACAGCTTTGGAGTTCTTATCCTTGTAATAGTCTCCGGTCGGAGGCCTTTACATGTTCTCAATTCACCAATGAAACTTGAGAAAGCAAATTTGATAAGCTGGTGTAAGCAGTTAGCTAATGCTGGAAATGTGTTAGAACTTGTTGATGAGAGGCTAAGAGATGACTACAACAAAGAACAGGCAAGTCTTTGCATTAACTTAGCACTTGCTTGCTTACAGAAAATGCCTGAATTGCGGCCTGACATTAGTGACATTGTTAAGATTTTGAAAGGAGAGATGGAGTTACCATCTCTTCCTTTTGAATTCTCTCCCTCCCCGCCTTCGAGAAATTTCAGTAGATCAAGGAGACGACAGAAGAGTTGCGCAGAATAG